In one Bactrocera tryoni isolate S06 chromosome 5, CSIRO_BtryS06_freeze2, whole genome shotgun sequence genomic region, the following are encoded:
- the LOC120776620 gene encoding chromodomain-helicase-DNA-binding protein Mi-2 homolog isoform X2, whose translation MCRREEEEALDESAQVAELSNDSDAPLKPNNDEDDDYDPDDNRKKKKGKKRKTKKGEEKGRKKKKRKKNDSDDDSDCMQHDEEVDYSTTKRGRKRKEAEKSTAKEKESTSSGMPSVEDVCFAFNVTDVEINYSEADMQNLTSYKSFTQHVRPILQKENPKIPAPKLMMLVAAKWREFCEVNPNLQSEQGRSTGGEEAEEPRSSRSSRNEKPDDIYEEEEEEEDEEEEKETSRSRRKRGGRSSSKKGRRAGKVPTLKIKFGKRKRGSSDEDQDASGASERDSDLEFEKMLQKSDDSADEKEVAAPAEKIEEPADDANAAPVVRKKAKTKIGNKFKKKKKLKTTSRFPDGEEGEHEHQDYCEVCQQGGEIILCDTCPRAYHLVCLEPELDEAPEGKWSCPHCEADGGAAEEEDDDEHQEFCRVCKDGGELLCCDSCPSAYHTFCLNPPLDTIPDGDWKCPRCSCPPLSGKAEKIITWRWIESNEPSTSKKPKTRMREYFVKWHNMSYWHCEWVSEVHMDVHHPLMIRSFQRKYDMEEPPKFEESLDEADSRYQRIQRHKAKGGIQVEDENEEYKKDLEERFYRNGVKPEWLIVQRVINHRTTRDGTTMYLVKWRDLPYDKSTWEDETDDIPGLKQAIDYYQDLRAACTSESTTSRVGKKGKKGRKSKVKELEDEERVQRRFTPPPEKPTTDLKKKYEGQPQFLEETGMQLHPYQIEGINWLRYSWGQGIDTILADEMGLGKTIQTVTFLYSLYKEGHCKGPFLVAVPLSTIINWEREFELWAPDFYCITYVGDKDSRAVIRENELSFEEGAIRGGKASRLRTTQFKFNVLLTSYELISMDAACLGSIDWAVLVVDEAHRLKSNQSKFFRILNSYNIAYRMLLTGTPLQNNLEELFHLLNFLSRDKFSDLNAFQNEFADVSKEEQVKRLHEMLGPHMLRRLKADVLKNMPSKSEFIVRVELSAMQKKFYKFILTKNYEALNSKSGGNSCSLINVMMDLKKCCNHPYLFPSASEEAPTTAGGMYEINALTKAAGKLVLLSKMLKQLKEQGHRVLIFSQMTKMLDILEDFLEGEGYKYERIDGGITGNLRQEAIDRFNAPGAQQFVFLLSTRAGGLGINLATADTVIIYDSDWNPHNDIQAFSRAHRIGQANKVMIYRFVTRNSVEERVTQVAKRKMMLTHLVVRPGMGGKGANFTKQELDDILRFGTEELFKEDGDKEEAIHYDDKAVAELLDRSNRGIEEKESWANEYLSSFKVASYATKEEDEEEETEIIKQEAENSDPAYWVKLLRHHYEQHQEDVSRTLGKGKRVRKQVNYTDGGVVPADTTRDDGNWQDNASEYNSDYSAGSDEDGGDDDFDEQNGGGEGRKAKRRVERRDDRPLPPLLARVGGNIEVLGFNARQRKSFLNAIMRFGMPPQDAFNSQWLVRDLRGKSERNFKAYVSLFMRHLCEPGADNAEAFADGVPREGLSRQHVLTRIGVMSLIRKKVQEFEHINGYYSMPELILKPCEPVRGQIGGLPKLADGQTVAVGAETEASKAIEDKSATTSTSATPATSAAPSPAPASEKGDDKLGTAGTAAGDEIKKESEMGTTSSGDKELTPDVNSETKDEHKVEVSSSSGDVKLEKSDEKDKTVGELDKDVKVETAEGSDMKKEVESASTIRDAKDFKEDANKTVKDESKSEQKPKEEPTTTIIDDDDDDVMIVKEDGELEKPIANTSSGTAGNNNAKEQKPKIEESLEVLKRKFMFNIADGGFTELHTLWLNEEKAAVPGREYEIWHRRHDYWLLAGIVTHGYGRWQDIQNDIRFAIINEPFKMDVGKGNFLEIKNKFLARRFKLLEQALVIEEQLRRAAFLNLAQDPNHPAMSLNARFAEVECLAESHQHLSKESLAGNKPANAVLHKVLNQLEELLSDMKSDVSRLPATLARIPPVAQRLQMSERSILSRLAATAGNTSNAAQLMAQFPAGFQGTTLPAFAGGPAGNFAAFRPQFSVPGQLSNASGSSAANN comes from the exons aagAGGAAGAAGCACTCGATGAGTCTGCGCAAGTAGCTGAACTGTCAAATGATTCCGATGCACCATTAAAGCCGAAC AATGATGAAGATGATGATTATGATCCCGATGACAATCGGAAAAAGAAGAAAGGAAAAAAGCGCAAAACTAAAAAAGGAGAAGAGAAAGGACGCAAGAAGAAGAAGCGTAAGAAGAATGACAGCGACGATGACAGTGATTGTATGCAGCATGATGAAGAGGTGGATTATAGTACAACAAAGCGTGGACGCAAGCGCAAGGAAGCGGAGAAGTCCACAGCAAAAGAAAAGGAGTCAACAAGTTCCG gCATGCCATCTGTGGAAGACGTATGCTTCGCCTTCAATGTCACCGATGTTGAAATCAATTACAGCGAAGCTGATATGCAAAATTTAACATCGTACAAATCATTTACCCAACACGTTCGTCCCATATTACAAAAGGAGAATCCGAAAATACCAGCACCTAAGCTAATGATGTTAGTTGCAGCCAAGTGGCGCGAGTTTTGCGAGGTTAATCCAAATTTGCAGTCGGAGCAAGGTCGCAGCACAGGCGGTGAAGAGGCTGAAGAGCCACGTTCGTCACGTTCTTCACGTAATGAAAAG CCGGACGATATATATGAAGAAGAAGAGGAGGAGGAAGATGAGGAGGAGGAAAAAGAAACATCACGTTCTCGCCGTAAGCGTGGTGGTCGCTCAAGTAGCAAAAAGGGCCGACGAGCCGGCAAAGTGCCAACATTGAAGATTAAATTCGGCAAACGTAAACGTGGCAGCTCTGACGAAGATCAAGATGCTAGTGGAGCTTCCGAACGTGATTCCGACttggaatttgaaaaaatgttacaaaaatcCGATGATAGTGCCGATGAGAAAGAAGTAGCCGCTCCTGccgaaaaaattgaagaacctGCCGATGATGCTAATGCTGCACCTGTTGTgcgtaaaaaagcaaaaaccaaaatcGGCAATAagtttaaaaagaagaagaaattaaaaactacCAGTCGATTCCCAGATGGTGAAGAAGGTGAACATGAACATCAGGACTATTGTGAAGTATGCCAACAGGGCGGTGAAATAATACTTTGCGATACATGTCCACGTGCTTATCATTTGGTTTGTTTGGAACCAGAATTGGATGAAGCACCGGAAGGTAAATGGTCGTGTCCGCATTGTGAGGCAGATGGTGGTGCTGCCGAAGAGGAGGATGACGATGAGCATCAAGAGTTTTGTCGAGTGTGCAAAGACGGCGGCGAGTTGTTGTGTTGTGATTCATGTCCATCAGCCTATCACACTTTCTGTCTGAACCCACCATTAGACACAATACCAGATGGCGATTGGAAATGTCCACGCTGTAGCTGTCCGCCGCTATCGGGCAAGGCAGAGAAAATTATTACATGGCGTTGGATTGAATCAAATGAGCCGTCAACATCGAAGAAACCCAAAACTCGAATGCGCGAGTACTTTGTGAAATGGCACAACATGTCATATTGGCATTGCGAGTGGGTTTCTGAGGTTCATATGGATGTGCATCATCCACTAATGATACGTTCATTCCAACGTAAATATGACATGGAGGAGCCACCGAAGTTCGAGGAATCCCTAGACGAGGCAGATTCACGTTATCAACGCATACAGCGCCACAAGGCAAAAGGTGGCATTCAAGTCGAAGATGAGAATGAAGAATACAAGAAGGATTTGGAGGAGCGCTTCTATCGCAATGGTGTGAAGCCTGAGTGGCTGATTGTGCAACGCGTTATTAACCACCGTACTACACGTGACGGTACAACTATGTATTTGGTAAAATGGCGTGACTTGCCTTACGATAAGTCTACATGGGAGGATGAAACTGATGATATCCCTGGTCTAAAACAGGCGATTGATTATTATCAAGACTTACGTGCGGCTTGCACTTCAGAGTCGACAACTTCACGTGTTGGTAAGAAGGGTAAAAAGGGTCGTAAATCGAAGGTAAAGGAGCTTGAGGATGAAGAACGTGTACAACGTCGCTTTACACCACCCCCagaaaaaccaacaacagacttaaaaaagaaatacgAGGGTCAACCACAATTTTTGGAAGAAACTGGCATGCAACTGCATCCTTATCAGATCGAAGGTATCAATTGGTTGCGCTATTCTTGGGGTCAAGGCATCGATACCATATTGGCCGATGAGATGGGTCTGGGCAAAACTATACAAACGGTCACTTTCTTGTACTCTTTATATAAAGAGGGTCACTGCAAAGGACCATTTCTGGTAGCAGTGCCATTGTCCACCATCATTAATTGGGAACGTGAATTCGAATTGTGGGCGCCAGATTTTTACTGCATCACATATGTGGGCGACAAGGATTCCCGTGCCGTAATACGCGAGAATGAGTTATCGTTTGAAGAAGGTGCCATACGTGGCGGCAAAGCATCACGTCTACGCACcactcaatttaaatttaatgtattgTTGACCAGTTATGAGTTAATTTCCATGGACGCTGCTTGTCTGGGTTCAATCGATTGGGCAGTGTTGGTCGTAGATGAGGCACATCGCTTGAAGAGTAATCAAAGTAAATTTTTCCGTATTTTAAACAGTTACAATATTGCATATAGGATGTTGCTGACTGGTACACCTTTGCAAAATAATCTAGAGGAGCTGTTCCATTTGCTGAATTTCTTAAGTCGTGACAAATTTAGCGATTTAAATGCTTTccaaaatgaatttgccgatgTATCGAAGGAAGAGCAGGTGAAACGATTACATGAAATGCTTGGACCGCATATGTTGCGTCGTCTCAAAGCTGACGTGTTGAAGAATATGCCGTCGAAATCGGAATTCATTGTACGTGTGGAACTTTCGGCTATGCAAAagaaattctacaaatttattttgaccaaaaattacgaGGCGCTGAATTCGAAGAGTGGCGGCAATTCATGCTCGCTCATCAACGTTATGATGGATCTGAAAAAATGTTGTAACCATCCTTATTTATTCCCTTCGGCATCCGAAGAGGCACCAACGACCGCTGGCGGCATGTATGAAATAAATGCATTGACTAAGGCAGCTGGCAAATTGGTTTTACTCTCTAAAATGTTAAAACAACTTAAAGAGCAAGGACATCGTGTACTAATCTTTTCACAGATGACGAAAATGTTGGATATATTGGAAGATTTCCTCGAAGGTGAAGGTTACAAGTATGAACGCATTGATGGTGGCATCACTGGCAATTTGCGTCAAGAGGCGATAGATCGTTTTAACGCACCTGGAGCACAACAATTCGTCTTCTTGCTCAGTACACGCGCTGGAGGTTTGGGTATTAATTTAGCTACAGCTGACACAGTCATCATTTATGATTCTGATTGGAATCCACATAATGACATACAGGCATTTTCGCGTGCTCATCGTATTGGACAGGCAAACAAAGTGATGATTTATCGTTTTGTAACACGTAATTCTGTGGAGGAACGTGTCACACAGGTGGCGAAGCGTAAAATGATGTTGACCCATTTAGTGGTCCGTCCCGGCATGGGAGGTAAGGGCGCGAATTTCACCAAGCAGGAGTTGGATGATATTTTACGTTTCGGCACTGAGGAACTCTTTAAAGAGGATGGCGATAAGGAAGAAGCAATTCATTATGATGATAAAGCAGTTGCTGAGTTGCTAGATCGTTCGAATCGTGGTATTGAAGAAAAAGAGTCCTGGGCTAATGAGTACTTGTCCTCATTTAAAGTAGCTTCATATGCCACCAAAGAAGAggacgaagaagaagaaacggaAATTATTAAGCAAGAAGCTGAGAATTCTGATCCGGCTTATTGGGTGAAATTGCTGCGACATCACTACGAGCAGCATCAAGAAGATGTCAGCCGTACCCTTGGCAAGGGCAAACGTGTGCGTAAACAGGTCAATTACACAGATGGTGGTGTGGTCCCGGCGGACACAACGCGCGATGACGGTAACTGGCAGGACAATGCATCTGAATATAATTCGGATTACTCGGCTGGCTCTGATGAAGATGGAGGCGATGATGATTTCGATGAGCAGAATGGTGGAGGAGAAGGCCGTAAGGCGAAACGTCGTGTTGAGCGTCGCGACGATCGTCCATTGCCACCATTATTGGCACGTGTCGGTGGCAACATCGAAGTATTAGGTTTTAATGCGCGTCAACGCAAGAGTTTCCTAAATGCCATTATGCGTTTCGGAATGCCGCCACAGGACGCCTTCAATTCGCAATGGCTGGTGCGCGATTTACGCGGCAAGTCTGAGCGTAATTTTAAAGCTTATGTTTCGCTTTTTATGCGTCACCTTTGTGAGCCAGGCGCGGATAACGCTGAAGCTTTTGCTGACGGTGTTCCGCGTGAAGGTTTGTCACGGCAACATGTCCTGACACGTATTGGTGTTATGTCTTTGATTCGCAAGAAAGTGCAGGAGTTCGAGCACATAAACGGTTACTACAGTATGCCAGAACTAATATTGAAACCGTGTGAGCCAGTCCGGGGACAAATAGGTGGACTGCCAAAGCTGGCGGATGGTCAAACAGTAGCAGTTGGTGCTGAGACTGAAGCGTCGAAAGCAATTGAGGATAAGAGTGCGACGACTAGTACAAGTGCCACGCCAGCTACCAGTGCGGCACCAAGTCCAGCGCCAGCATCCGAAAAGGGTGACGATAAATTGGGCACTGCAGGTACAGCTGCTGGTGATGAAATCAAGAAAGAGAGTGAAATGGGCACAACTTCGAGTGGCGATAAGGAACTAACGCCAGATGTGAATAGTGAGACAAAAGATGAACACAAGGTCGAAGTGTCCTCATCTAGCGGTGAtgtgaaattagaaaaaagtgaCGAGAAAGATAAAACAGTGGGCGAACTTGACAAAGATGTTAAAGTTGAGACGGCCGAAGGTAGTGATATGAAAAAGGAGGTAGAGAGTGCTTCCACAATAAGGGATGCAAAGGATTTCAAGGAAGACGCCAATAAAACGGTTAAAGATGAAAGTAAATCAGAACAAAAGCCTAAAGAGGAACCAACTACGACCATCattgatgatgatgacgatgacgTGATGATTGTCAAGGAAGATGGAGAACTGGAAAAACCAATAGCCAACACTTCGAGTGGTACAGCCGGCAATAACAATGCTAAGGAACAAAAGCCGAAGATTGAAGAGAGTCTCGAGGTATTGAAACGTAAATTTATGTTCAACATTGCCGATGGCGGTTTTACCGAATTGCACACACTTTGGTTAAATGAAGAGAAAGCTGCCGTGCCAGGTCGTGAATATGAAATCTGGCATCGTCGACACGACTACTGGCTGCTAGCAGGTATAGTGACACACGGTTATGGCCGTTGGCAAGATATACAAAACGATATTCGTTTTGCTATCATCAATGAACCCTTCAAAATGGACGTTGGTAAAGGCAATTTCTtggaaatcaaaaataaatttttagcgcGTCGTTTTAAGTTGCTCGAACAAGCGTTGGTTATTGAGGAGCAGTTGCGTCGTGCCGCCTTCCTGAATTTGGCGCAAGATCCTAATCATCCGGCAATGTCGTTGAATGCACGTTTCGCTGAAGTCGAATGTCTTGCCGAGTCGCATCAACATTTAAGCAAAGAATCTTTGGCCGGCAATAAACCAGCTAATGCAGTACTGCACAAAGTGTTGAATCAACTGGAGGAGTTGTTATCCGATATGAAGAGTGACGTGTCACGCCTACCAGCCACACTGGCACGTATACCGCCCGTGGCGCAACGTCTGCAAATGTCCGAGCGTTCAATACTTTCCCGTTTGGCTGCAACTGCCGGCAACACATCCAATGCgg cGCAATTGATGGCTCAGTTTCCAGCCGGTTTTCAAGGCACTACTTTGCCCGCCTTTGCTGGTGGGCCAGCAGGCAATTTCGCCGCCTTCAGACCGCAATTCTCCGTGCCTGGACAGTTGTCGAACGCTTCTGGCAGCAGCGCGGCcaacaattaa